CTGATCAAAGGTCAggaaaagaaatgtaaacacacagctttacaaaaatgATAGTTATAAGAACTTCTCCACCAGAGGAACACGGGACAGACCTGCTGGACGTATGGCTCCTTGGCGAAAGAAATCCTGGCCAAAGCTTTGCTCTGTAGAGTGAGTTTCTGCTCAACCAGCTCGCCTTCCTCGATCTCTACTAGtcctgtaaaaacacacacacacacacacagctatgatTACTGCAGTTCAATCTGTCATGTAActttataaaagtgtgtgtgatagagaagCATCAGACTCCAAGAATGAGACCTACAGAAGTACAGACTCATGCTCTGAAACAGCTGGGACAGCTGTGCTGATCCTAGAGCATTACCGAGCGCTAACACTAACCGGGTTTCCTGTTACATTTAGTGTTTGCATTTTTAAATCCTCTCATGTAGCTTTGAAAACTACCAAAATGTCAAAGTTGTGAAGTGATCTCATGGATTTTCTAGTTTAGTAAAAAATCTTTGAATGTAAAGTCAGAGTTTGGGACTTGAGACGAAATCACGATGAAGGTGGAAAGCTAAACAGGAAGACAGagctgatgagtgtgtgtaacatcgaGCTGTTTAGTGAATGGTCTGGATGTACATGTTAGAGCAGAGCTGTATTATAGACCTGGATTTGGAGATCCTTTAAGGTTCGTCCGAAACCCTTtaacactttaaatgtaaagtgtCCTGTTGGCCATCATTATAGATGGAAGTACAAAACATTTCCTCTGTTTAAGGAAGACCTGTGCACTTGATCTGCTCTGTCAGTAGCTGAATACTGGTAGTTGTACTAATTAACGGAGGAATCAGTCATCAGATCCAGACCTGAGTTCTGAGCGATGATGAAGGCCACTTTGTTGGTGCCTGGCTGAATCCGGATGAAACCGGTCTCTCTGTGAAGAGGCTTTTTACTGTCAGCATGGCAAGCGTTAAACCtgaggacacagacacagacacacacagacacacagagagcatCTTAAGGAacctggaatctgattggttgaaggTGTTTATACGGAAATTATTAAAAGAAGTTTATATTAATTcatgtgttattgtttctatagtaactgctCTTTAACATTTTTGGCTTTAGTGGGTTTTTTCCCCAACCAAGTAATATTATACAGCTTTCCTACTGTAGTTGGTGGATGAGGCATTTAGAGAATTATATAAAAGCCTCCCCAAACAGATGgagaaaatgtatataaataaaacacataattaagcagcaccatcatcatcatcatcatcatcatcatgtagtTATTATGAGTGAAATCTGCTGCATGGTTTACATGAAGTTGATGACCGGTTGTCCCACATGAGTGAAATACAGTGTCTCGTGGTAGAGGGAAGGTTTGATGGTGGGGAAGGACACCTGACCCGGCTCATCCGATTCCCACGTCCCTAACAGCCAGTCCAGCGGGAGCAGGGCCGGGTTCAAATCCACTGCTGTGGGTCAGAAAAGGGAATTAATCAGTGATCTGTTCTGATAATTACTCTTGGAAATGTTTATCAAGATAGTTTGCTTAAACAGCGTCCTCTAATGAGTTATGGCCCGACTTCTGACCCAATACAGGGCCCAAGACATGGAGTTTATTTCAAGACAAAGAGGAAAGGAGTCATTATtcccatcaaccaatcactgatcactgtcattcccaatgaccaatcactgaccaccattaTTCTTCTTGCATGGTTCTTTGTTCTTCATTTAAATCTTTCCAACCGTTGCCTTCATGTGTCTGTTTCCTGCATTACCATAGCTCACTTTATCTGCATTATTCATGAACTTATAGAATTTATTATAGtgtaaatacattatattgccaaaagttttgggtcaCCCCTCCACttggtgggaacagtttggggatgaccccttccagttccaacatgactgcacaccagtgcacaaagcaaggtccataaagacatggatgagtgagtttggtgtggaggaacatgactggcctgcacagagtcctgacctcaaccccatagaacacctttgggatgaattagagcggagactgctaaccaggccttctcatccaacatcagtgcctgacctcacaaatgtgcttctacaGGAACTGTCAAAAATTCcatgttacattcatgtgcatggaaaggcagacatCCCTGTTTTgtcctgactcacagtctccactctaattcattccaaaggtgttctatggggttgaggtcaggactctatgcaggtcagtcaagttcctccacaccaaactcactcatccatgtctttatggaccttgctttggtcactggtgagcagtcatgttggaacaggaaggggtcatccccaaactgttcccacaaagagcatgaaattgtccaaaatgtcttggtatgctgacactttcactggaactgagggaccgagcccaacccttttgtaaagctgctttgagacaatgtccattgtaaaaggcgctatacaaataaaattgaattgaacccctgaaaaacctgacctgaattcaatgatttggaggggtgtcccaaaacctttggcaccACAGTGTCTGTAAATGACCAAGCTGTGTCCAGAGATGACCTCTTCCAACAAGATATAATGTTACActttaaaaagtaaaagaaaacaaagcttTCTCCTTCATGTAATCTGGCTTGATATGTAAATGAGCTCGATGAtctcatgaatatgcaaataggTCGATGACGTCAACCGGCGCCTTCTCTCCTACTCTCTACAGCTCCTCTACAGTGGAAAGCTCCCTTtcattttaataggaacacctgtaacACGTTTATGCAGTAAATATGCGAGTCCAAAACACCGAAATAAGTGCACTACACTTATAGGGCATGAAAGAATAGTGTTCATCATATTTAGTGCACTATGTGGTCGAGTTTGGAACAACCCTAACACAGACCTTGGTCACTAATCCTTTATTATTAGAAACCTACATTTACTGCAATATCAGTGCACCAATTTAGACTTGTTTAAGCTAAATAAATGCGTTATTATTACACAAGGTTTtataaaacaatattacataagtGCACTTAGCGACACGTAAAAACTCCCAAAACAAACCGGAAATGCTCACCAGGTTGACTCACTGGACACGACATTCTGCTGAGATCTGATGAAAGTCTGGTGAACAATTAGTCTAATTAATAAGTCTAATTTATGTATAAACAACAAACGACTCGAATAAGCTTAAAATTAAACAGAACACTCAGTTCACCGGCGGACTCAGTCATTTGTTTCGATAAGAACTACCATGCAACTTAGATCGGATGTGCACGCCCACTGTGAACTGTGAACTGTGGGAAATGTAGTCAGCGAAATACacgaaacaaaacaacaaacattgcatttatatttattatttaatctcGAGATCATTACAAAATACAGTAACAATCAACATATTATCTGTCATCAACAACCGATTACGATTATTAACTAACAAAATTTATAAAAGATACATTCCGACGCTAAAGAGAATTCTATTCATGACATTCCAAATTGCTCTGTTTTGGTTTATatagtgcactaggtagggtGCTGGGACCCTTATTTTGTGTCCTAAACAGTGCGTGTATATAGGGATAAGGAAGTAATTTGAGATACATCCTGAGGTGTTTCGTTTTTAATGGCATAAATTTAAATCACTTAAAAACTACAAGTATAATAAGAATATAATCTAGATAATAAAACATGTTGGTGCTTTGTTTCACgtttatatgaaaaaaaaaacccaaacaaacagcAAACGAGCAATATTAGGATTTAAACTTGTCCACTTTCTTGTGTCTTGTATAGGTAatgtgtttctatagaaacgGAACATTCCACTGCGCCAAAAATGGGGAAGACCAGGAATTGTTACGTGATGACAgtaaattctttattttacattataaatAGCGCATTTGtggtgaaacaaaaaaaacgatTAATGATCGCTTAAAATATGTCTACCTAACATGTTAGtctgaataataatttatagAACGGGATTTCTTACgtggtaaaagaaaaaaaaaaaaaacaacaagccgCTGACGAGCACATGGACACGTCCAAGCCGAGTCCTTACCGAGGAATTTTCAGAGGAAATTAAGCTAATTggctttctttgtcttttttctcttGTGTTTTGTGAAAGGTGACGTTTAAGAGCTCAGGTGTGTTCCTGAATGGACACTGGACGTGGTCAGTTCTTGCTGAGTCTGAGGCAGGGGTTAGAGAGGACTCAGCCAGGTAGACCTGGAGGAAACTCAAGAGgatgcagaaagaaaaaagctgcACGTGACGGCCGCAGAAGGAGGTAGCCATGCCTAACTGGACGCTCCACAATGGCCTCATGTGGCCTTCTTAATCAGACCttcacctttacatttacatttacggcgtTTGGAAGAGGCCCTATCCAGGGCGACTTACATttgttttatctcatttttaatttttatacaactgagcaattgggggttaagggccttgttcaggggcccagcagtggcagcttgatggacatGGGATTCAGACTAACAACCAAGGATTCATCTTTCATTAGAGCCCTAAATCCTGTTAGGGTTTGTCCCTGTGGCTTCACTCGTCTAGTAGAACCCCAGAAACATGAACCCTCGAACCCTTGGGGATTTTTTTGTAAGAGTGTAGAACGTTACGTTTCACACCACATGATGTCACAATGCTAATTTTTTAAACTGTACTCTGAGGTCTAGAAGATATTTACGTTGTTTCTCTCCAGAACCTGTGCTTGATTGAAGAGAGGAAGACGAGTACTGTGTGTTTAAGGGGTGTTTAGCTCTGGGAGGGTCTTTATGGTTGAGTATAATTGGGCTTTGGGGTAGGGTTTATGGATGGGGACCTTTAGTTTCAGAGGGTTTATAGTTTTTTGGGGGTACTTCTGGCTGGGACACAATATTTTTAAGGGGTGAGGGGGTATTTAGCTTTGGGGCAGGGTATTTATGGCTGTGAGACATTTGGTTTTGGGGGTGTGGTATCTGGCTTTGGAGAAGGGTTTTTTGGGAGGGTATTTATGGTTGTGGGACATTTGTTTCTTTGGGGGGTGGGTATTTGTGGTTATAGGGCAACTGGCTTTAGCGGGTATTTGTGATTGTGGGGTATTTGGTTTAGGGGGGCatggtgttttgttgttgtgtgtgtgtgtggtatttatTGTTGTGGgacatttgtttcttttgtggTGTATTTGTGGTTGCGGGGCATTCGGGTCCGGGGTGG
The window above is part of the Hemibagrus wyckioides isolate EC202008001 linkage group LG17, SWU_Hwy_1.0, whole genome shotgun sequence genome. Proteins encoded here:
- the thap4 gene encoding THAP domain-containing protein 4, with amino-acid sequence MSCPVSQPAVDLNPALLPLDWLLGTWESDEPGQVSFPTIKPSLYHETLYFTHVGQPVINFMFNACHADSKKPLHRETGFIRIQPGTNKVAFIIAQNSGLVEIEEGELVEQKLTLQSKALARISFAKEPYVQQISRILQLRSDGKLEQTVFMALENQALTQHLHITYRRTSSPLKSQ